The sequence GattagagaaatatatatatggatagagAGATATGCTTTAGAGAACATACACGgcaaattaaaatgtatatgaTAACACCTcaactaataatttaaaattaaaaacttagtTTGGAATGTAACTGACCATTGACTCTTGGATACGAAATCATAGaactttaaaaagataaaaattaaaaaaataaaaattggtggAATGTGGAGTGCTGTAGTCAATTTTAATAGTGTAATCGCTTTCATCCTTTCCAAATGCTGTGGCACATGGCAGTTGCATCATCAAGGTGCAACTGTATATGCCCTCAGACTTGCATTATGAATTAATGGAAAATGACATGCAAACAATGTGAATGgaaattaattttcctttttaatctcTCTATGGTTGAGAATGAAGAAATCCCAAGAATATGGGCACTCCTAATGTGGAAAATGTACACACCAATACCATTATAGCATTGAAAGGGCACAAGATTTCTTGTGGACTAAGCAAAAAATATTCCAATTAGGGGCCACAAGTTAGGTTTTGGATCTTAAAAGCAGTTCCCAGAGCATTATCAGCTTAAAATCTGGATGTGTCGGACCTCCTCGGTTCAAGGGAATGATGAAAACTCATatgatgataatatttttttttgcatttttgcatttttctgGGTTATGTAATCCCAATCGAATCTATTTCTTCCAAATAGTTTATTTTCACCAAATCCATCTCTTGATCGGTCCAAGAAACTGTGCAGGAAAAAACGAAACAAGCAAACAACTTTTGTCAGAACAGGGTGGATTCCAACAGCCTAAGCGATCAATAATGGATGGACCAAGCCATATTTTCAAATCCATTCCAAAGGGTTGCCCTtccttaaaataaaagataaaagagacAAGAGACAGAGAAAGGAGCCAATATGTGCGGAGTAAATCATTAGCAAGAAGAAAATGAGTCATTACTCCACAATCTCATTACATAGCTCAGAGGTAATCAATTCTTGTGTAAGTATGCACAACAAATGGTggtattgtgaaaaaaaaaaaaaaaaaatattacattttgCCTTGATTGTGTCAGTTAAAcgtagttttttttatttttttccctaacaATATGTAAAAGCAATTCCAACTTTCGCAGCATCTGATAAGATGAAAGATGGACAATGATTAATATCACCTCCAGATTCTAGTTTGGCTCGAAAAATATCACCACTAGACATTTGCCTCACAAAATTTGTAAAACGATGCCAGTTATTATATTCAAACATGTTTTTCTGCATCCTAACAAAGTTGAAAGAGAAGGAGGGCTTTTCAATACCACCCGAGTAAAACTTTGCCATCTTTACAATCTGTTCGAATGACGAATCATCCAAATTGGCCCCGGAATTTTCTCCTTGCAGGGGAACGTCACACCTCCTAGCAGCCCATAGAAGCTGCATAAGAAAGCCTTCCGGGCTACTGAATGGGTGCACTGGTTTCTCTTCGACATCTTTCATTTCAAAACATGAGCAGCATAAAGTAAATCCATACCTAGCAAACATGCGAGCTATTGGCAGGTATCCATCTCTTGAACCAGTATTATAGTATCCAGCCGTTAACTCTGATGGATGTGACTGCTTTTTATAGTGCCAGTGGATAGCAGCCACTTTTGCAGATGTATTAACTTTTGTACCCCGAAAAATGGTCTCTGCTTCCCTACATATCCTCTCGCCATGCATAAGCAGCATTCTTGAGTACCATTCAAGAAAAAATTCACCATACGGTGTCCTCCAAGAACCAGTGTAACTATTGAAAAACTCTGTAAATTCAGGATTGTGCATCAAACTGCCTGTTCCAAGGGGGCCCCCATCTCCCCATTCACGCATTCCGACCTTTCTAGCACAAGCATTGAGAGACGCAAGCATGTACTGGCCAGACCATTTAGGAAGACAAAAaggaaatcaaatcaaatcagtACAGAAACTGAGATATAGGTTTAGGctaaagaaaagaataataaataaatacaccaAAGCAACCTCCTCCACACAGGCAGATATTACTTGCTTGTAAATAGAGCTAGCGCTAAACCATTTTTCATACCTTATCATAGCACTGAAACTCTCCAAGTTCTCGAAAGCGCCAAGCCCATGTCATCATTCGGGAAGGGCATGAAGGATATCTCAATTCACCATCAGGACCCATTCCAACCTGAATTCCCTGAAAAGCCAGGGAACTCAATTTAAGTTCAAGGAAATTACCAGTACGACAAAACCTTAACGTGTTATATCACCATGGCATCATCTTACTGTTATGATTACACCAAGAGAAGGTCTAAAAGTATCTCTGAAGTTCCTCATAAAATCTGAATATGCTTGGATTGGTGACCGACCACGTAAAACAGGGAGAGTATCACATCCAAGAGAAATGTATTCCATATTTCTTCTACCAAATCTATCACAATATGCTATATCTGGATCTTTATCAATCTCTTCAAGTACCCATAGAGGAAGAGGAATCCTTTCATGCacacaaacaaaattattttaaaaaaaggctCAGAGTCAGCATGTTGCAAAAAACAAGCCAGGGAGTAAATTCAGGAAATATTTACCAACCCCAAAGTAACAAATGGGAAGATAGCTATAGAAGACATTCTCATAGCACACACTATAGTACGTTAATTATATAAGCTATAAGTTACAAGTCAGAAAATTTTTCACTTTGAATATCATGACCATGTCACAACAATTGCATACACATTATTAGATCATGAAATGTTGGCATATGTACAAAAAGTTATAGAGGGAAGGCAAGAACTAAAGCTTAAAAATGCTTATCCAAAAGTGAGGTAGCTGTGGTAAATTAAAAAGACCCATGCAATGcctccaaaaagaaaatttcaattccagCACTACGAAGATAACAACTAATGTATTGCATCAGCCA comes from Ziziphus jujuba cultivar Dongzao chromosome 6, ASM3175591v1 and encodes:
- the LOC107429815 gene encoding beta-amylase 1, chloroplastic gives rise to the protein MAIAYPTSPTFSASFYCIRRESPVGLAQFPSIALSHTRRTVARIHPLAHRLAVSSRLNSTTPSGAGGSVSPDNGDLQYELFHGFSPQRRTGSPVYVMLPVDAVGPDGLVRRRKAMLQSFRALALAGVEGVVMEVWWGLVERKRPMVYEWKGYSEIVELARKCGLKVRAVMAFHQCGTSPDEPHWIPLPLWVLEEIDKDPDIAYCDRFGRRNMEYISLGCDTLPVLRGRSPIQAYSDFMRNFRDTFRPSLGVIITGIQVGMGPDGELRYPSCPSRMMTWAWRFRELGEFQCYDKYMLASLNACARKVGMREWGDGGPLGTGSLMHNPEFTEFFNSYTGSWRTPYGEFFLEWYSRMLLMHGERICREAETIFRGTKVNTSAKVAAIHWHYKKQSHPSELTAGYYNTGSRDGYLPIARMFARYGFTLCCSCFEMKDVEEKPVHPFSSPEGFLMQLLWAARRCDVPLQGENSGANLDDSSFEQIVKMAKFYSGGIEKPSFSFNFVRMQKNMFEYNNWHRFTNFVRQMSSGDIFRAKLESGGDINHCPSFILSDAAKVGIAFTYC